A section of the Pithys albifrons albifrons isolate INPA30051 chromosome 4, PitAlb_v1, whole genome shotgun sequence genome encodes:
- the LOC139671442 gene encoding uncharacterized protein — protein MRAPRQISWMNWSHPKQSPAAWPPDPGYCHGRLLPPPLPGNNAMAPLPPLGTGAASTPGGVGGGCQQLPPPWHPRPMGRSEQGQPPWGCQPCLALPAVRWKWCLSLLPILPRSLSPYWSVLLSLDSCVCVSLCVCVSLCVCVSLCVCVSLCVCVSLCVCVSVCVCLCVCVSVCVCVCLCVCVCLCVCVCLCLCVCLCLCVCLCVSVSLCVCVCVCVCLVCVCVCVSVCLCLCVCLCVSVCLCVCLCVCLCVCVSVCVSVCVSVCVCVCVCVCLCVCVSVCVCVSVSVCVCVCVCLCLCVCVSVCVCLCVCVCVCVSV, from the exons ATGAGGGCTCCAAGGCAAATCTCCTGGATGAACTGGTCCCACCCGAAGCAGTCCCCTGCCGCATGGCCTCCTGACCCAGGCTACTGCCACGGCAGGCTGCTGCCACCGCCATTGCCTGGCAACAATGCCATGGCCCCCCTGCCACCGCTGGGGACTGGTGCTGCGTCCACACCAGGCGGCGTGGGAGGTGGCTGCCAGCAGCTTCCACCACCATGGCATCCTAGACCCATGGGTAGATCCGAGCAGGGGCAGCCCCCATGGGGATGCCAACCCTGTCTAGCACTGCCAGCAGTCCGCTGGAAATGGTGCCTGTCTCTTCTTCCCATCCTGCCTCGATCCCTGAGTCCCTATTGGTCCGTTCTCCTGTCACTTGACAG ctgtgtgtgtgtgtctctgtgtgtgtgtgtgtctctgtgtgtgtgtgtgtctctgtgtgtgtgtgtgtctctctgtgtgtgtgtgtctctgtgtgtgtgtgtctctgtgtgtgtgtgtctctgtgtgtgtgtctctgtgtgtgtgtgtgtgtgtctgtgtgtgtgtgtgtgtctgtgtgtgtgtgtgtgtctgtgtctgtgtgtgtgtctctgtctgtgtgtgtgtctctgtgtgtctgtgtctctgtgtgtctgtgtctgtgtgtgtgtgtgtct tgtctgtgtgtgtgtctgtgtgtctgtgtgtctgtgtctgtgtgtgtgtctgtgtgtgtctgtgtgtctgtgtgtgtgtctgtgtgtgtgtctgtgtgtgtgtgtgtctgtgtgtgtgtctgtgtgtgtgtctgtgtgtgtgtgtgtctgtgtgtgtgtgtgtctgtgtgtgtgtgtgtctgtgtgtgtgtgtgtgtctgtgtctgtgtgtgtctgtgtctgtgtgtgtctgtgtctgtgtgtgtgtgtgtctgtgtgtgtgtgtctgtgtgtgtgtgtctgtgtgtgtgtgtctgtg